From one Lolium rigidum isolate FL_2022 chromosome 4, APGP_CSIRO_Lrig_0.1, whole genome shotgun sequence genomic stretch:
- the LOC124650352 gene encoding histone acetyltransferase GCN5 isoform X2 — translation MDGLAAPSPSHSGATSGGGASNRKRKLPPPSLSDATADEDDDTTAPSSPATSPSSPSRPSSPSSSHSDEDDDDSLTTFTAARLDAAPTSSSGRPPKPDSSSASAVTASAVAPKNDAASAAAGDGDEDSKGLFTDNIQTSGAYSAREEGLKREEDTGKLKFLCYSNDGVDEHMIWLVGLKNIFARQLPNMPKEYIVRLVMDRTHKSMMVIRNNNVVGGITYRPYASQRFGEIAFCAITADEQVKGYGTRLMNHLKQHARDADGLTHFLTYADNNAVGYFVKQGFTKEITFDKERWQGYIKDYDGGILMECRIDQKLPYVDLATMIRRQRQAIDEKIRELSNCHIVYSGIDFQKKEAGIPRRLMKPEDIPGLREAGWTPDQWGHSKSRSSFSSDYNTYRQQLTGLMRLLLKSLIDHTDAWPFKEPVDSRDVPDYYDIIKDPIVAACLQI, via the exons ATGGACGGCCTCGCGGCGCCCTCGCCTTCCCATTCCGGCGCCACCTCCGGAGGCGGCGCTTCCAACCGCAAGCGGAAGCTTCCGCCGCCGTCCCTCTCCGACGCCaccgccgacgaggacgacgacaccaCCGCGCCGTCGTCCCCCGCAACCTCCCCATCTTCGCCTTCCCGCCCGTCATCTCCGTCCTCCTCTCACTCagacgaagatgacgacgactcccttaCCACCTTCACCGCTGCCCGCCTCGACGCCgcgccgacctcctcctccggcaggcCCCCCAAGCCCGATTCCTCGTCCGCATCTGCCGTCACAGCGTCTGCGGTGGCTCCCAAGAACGACGCTGCGTCTGCTGCGGCAGGCGACGGAGATGAGGACTCCAAGGGGCTCTTCACGGACAATATACAGACCAGCGGCGCCTACAGCGCCCGCGAGGAGGGCCTCAAGCGCGAG GAAGATACAGGGAAGCTGAAATTTCTGTGCTATTCTAATGATGGAGTTGATGAACATATGATTTG GTTGGTAGGTTTGAAGAATATCTTTGCGCGGCAGCTCCCTAATATGCCTAAAGAGTATATTGTCCGACTTGTTATGGATAG AACTCACAAGTCAATGATGGTTATCAGGAATAATAATGTTGTAGGAGGCATTACTTACCGCCCTTATGCAAG CCAGAGGTTTGGTGAAATAGCATTCTGTGCCATTACAGCCGATGAGCAAGTTAAAGGCTATGGAACAAGGTTAATGAATCATCTGAAGCAACATGCTCGAGATGCTGACGGTCTCACTCATTTCTTGACTTATGCAGATAACAATGCCGTTGGCTATTTTGTAAAGCAG GGTTTCACAAAGGAGATCACTTTTGACAAAGAAAGATGGCAAGG GTACATCAAAGACTATGATGGAGGAATATTGATGGAGTGCAGAATTGATCAAAAGTTGCCATATGTTGATCTGGCAACGATGATTCGGCGTCAAAGACAG GCAATTGATGAGAAGATCAGAGAGCTTTCTAACTGCCATATTGTTTATTCAGGAATTGATTTTCAAAAG AAAGAAGCTGGTATTCCAAGAAGACTGATGAAACCAGAAGATATCCCTGGTTTGA GGGAAGCTGGATGGACTCCTGATCAGTGGGGGCATTCCAAATCACGTTCGTCATTTTCCTCGGATTACAACACGTACAGACAGCAGCTTACTGGCCTCATGCGGTTGTTGTTGAAG AGTTTGATCGATCATACTGATGCCTGGCCGTTCAAAGAGCCGGTGGATTCCCGTGATGTTCCAGACTATTACGATATTATCAAAGACCCTATTG TTGCTGCTTGTTTGCAGATTTGA
- the LOC124650352 gene encoding histone acetyltransferase GCN5 isoform X1, with product MDGLAAPSPSHSGATSGGGASNRKRKLPPPSLSDATADEDDDTTAPSSPATSPSSPSRPSSPSSSHSDEDDDDSLTTFTAARLDAAPTSSSGRPPKPDSSSASAVTASAVAPKNDAASAAAGDGDEDSKGLFTDNIQTSGAYSAREEGLKREEDTGKLKFLCYSNDGVDEHMIWLVGLKNIFARQLPNMPKEYIVRLVMDRTHKSMMVIRNNNVVGGITYRPYASQRFGEIAFCAITADEQVKGYGTRLMNHLKQHARDADGLTHFLTYADNNAVGYFVKQGFTKEITFDKERWQGYIKDYDGGILMECRIDQKLPYVDLATMIRRQRQAIDEKIRELSNCHIVYSGIDFQKKEAGIPRRLMKPEDIPGLREAGWTPDQWGHSKSRSSFSSDYNTYRQQLTGLMRLLLKSLIDHTDAWPFKEPVDSRDVPDYYDIIKDPIDLKTMSRRVESEQYYVTIEMFVADLKRMFVNARTYNSPDTIYFKCSTRLEAYFTNRIQAHLAQAASAKN from the exons ATGGACGGCCTCGCGGCGCCCTCGCCTTCCCATTCCGGCGCCACCTCCGGAGGCGGCGCTTCCAACCGCAAGCGGAAGCTTCCGCCGCCGTCCCTCTCCGACGCCaccgccgacgaggacgacgacaccaCCGCGCCGTCGTCCCCCGCAACCTCCCCATCTTCGCCTTCCCGCCCGTCATCTCCGTCCTCCTCTCACTCagacgaagatgacgacgactcccttaCCACCTTCACCGCTGCCCGCCTCGACGCCgcgccgacctcctcctccggcaggcCCCCCAAGCCCGATTCCTCGTCCGCATCTGCCGTCACAGCGTCTGCGGTGGCTCCCAAGAACGACGCTGCGTCTGCTGCGGCAGGCGACGGAGATGAGGACTCCAAGGGGCTCTTCACGGACAATATACAGACCAGCGGCGCCTACAGCGCCCGCGAGGAGGGCCTCAAGCGCGAG GAAGATACAGGGAAGCTGAAATTTCTGTGCTATTCTAATGATGGAGTTGATGAACATATGATTTG GTTGGTAGGTTTGAAGAATATCTTTGCGCGGCAGCTCCCTAATATGCCTAAAGAGTATATTGTCCGACTTGTTATGGATAG AACTCACAAGTCAATGATGGTTATCAGGAATAATAATGTTGTAGGAGGCATTACTTACCGCCCTTATGCAAG CCAGAGGTTTGGTGAAATAGCATTCTGTGCCATTACAGCCGATGAGCAAGTTAAAGGCTATGGAACAAGGTTAATGAATCATCTGAAGCAACATGCTCGAGATGCTGACGGTCTCACTCATTTCTTGACTTATGCAGATAACAATGCCGTTGGCTATTTTGTAAAGCAG GGTTTCACAAAGGAGATCACTTTTGACAAAGAAAGATGGCAAGG GTACATCAAAGACTATGATGGAGGAATATTGATGGAGTGCAGAATTGATCAAAAGTTGCCATATGTTGATCTGGCAACGATGATTCGGCGTCAAAGACAG GCAATTGATGAGAAGATCAGAGAGCTTTCTAACTGCCATATTGTTTATTCAGGAATTGATTTTCAAAAG AAAGAAGCTGGTATTCCAAGAAGACTGATGAAACCAGAAGATATCCCTGGTTTGA GGGAAGCTGGATGGACTCCTGATCAGTGGGGGCATTCCAAATCACGTTCGTCATTTTCCTCGGATTACAACACGTACAGACAGCAGCTTACTGGCCTCATGCGGTTGTTGTTGAAG AGTTTGATCGATCATACTGATGCCTGGCCGTTCAAAGAGCCGGTGGATTCCCGTGATGTTCCAGACTATTACGATATTATCAAAGACCCTATTG ATTTGAAAACGATGTCGAGAAGGGTCGAGTCGGAGCAGTACTATGTTACCATAGAGATGTTTGTAGCCGACTTGAAAAGAATGTTTGTCAATGCAAGAACCTACAACTCTCCTGATACAATCTATTTTAAATGCTCCACTCG GTTAGAGGCCTACTTCACAAACAGAATCCAGGCTCACCTTGCCCAGGCTGCCTCAGCGAAGAACTAG